The following are encoded together in the Streptomyces sp. NBC_00341 genome:
- the ligD gene encoding non-homologous end-joining DNA ligase, which produces MSPITEVEGRRLTLSNLDKVLYPATGTTKGEVLHYYAATVAEALLAHLRERPVSFLRYPDGPDGQRFFTKNPPPGTPSWVRTAPVPHHDNEGARQIVVADLASLMWAANLVVEFHTPQWRAGTPGVADRLVFDLDPGSPASVVECCEVALWLRERLAEDGLEAYGKTSGSKGLHLLVPLEPTASWQVSAYAKGLAVRAELELPDLVVHRMKRALRPGKVFVDFSQNAAAKTTATPYTLRARAEPTVSAPVTWAEIEACRSPGELVFLAGDMAERLARHGDLLGPLNEPGRGRPVPDTA; this is translated from the coding sequence ATGTCGCCAATCACAGAGGTGGAGGGGCGGCGCCTGACGCTCAGCAATCTGGACAAGGTGCTGTATCCGGCCACCGGCACCACCAAGGGCGAGGTGCTGCACTACTACGCGGCCACCGTCGCCGAGGCGCTGCTGGCGCATCTGCGGGAGCGGCCCGTGTCCTTCCTGCGCTATCCGGACGGGCCGGACGGGCAGCGGTTCTTCACCAAGAACCCGCCCCCCGGTACGCCGTCCTGGGTACGCACCGCGCCGGTGCCGCACCACGACAACGAAGGGGCCAGGCAGATCGTGGTGGCGGATCTGGCCTCGCTGATGTGGGCGGCCAACCTGGTGGTGGAGTTCCACACCCCGCAGTGGCGGGCCGGTACGCCGGGCGTGGCCGACCGGCTGGTGTTCGACCTGGATCCCGGGTCGCCCGCGAGCGTCGTGGAGTGCTGCGAGGTCGCCCTGTGGCTGCGGGAGCGGCTGGCCGAGGACGGTCTGGAGGCGTACGGGAAGACCTCGGGCTCCAAGGGGCTGCATCTGCTCGTACCGCTGGAGCCCACGGCGTCGTGGCAGGTGTCGGCGTACGCGAAGGGACTGGCCGTCCGGGCGGAGCTGGAGCTTCCCGATCTGGTCGTGCACCGGATGAAGCGGGCGCTGCGGCCGGGGAAGGTGTTCGTCGATTTCAGCCAGAACGCCGCGGCGAAGACGACCGCGACCCCGTACACCCTGCGCGCGAGGGCAGAGCCCACCGTCTCCGCGCCGGTCACCTGGGCGGAGATCGAGGCGTGCCGCAGCCCCGGCGAGCTGGTCTTCCTGGCCGGTGACATGGCGGAACGGCTGGCCCGGCACGGGGATCTGCTCGGTCCGCTCAACGAACCGGGCCGGGGGCGTCCGGTTCCGGACACCGCGTAG
- a CDS encoding Ku protein, whose translation MRSIWNGAISFGLVSIPVKLINATENHSVSFRQIHLTDGGRVRYRKVCELDGEEVTSAEIGKGYEDADGSVIPITDEDLGSLPLPTAKTIEIVAFVPAGAIDPLQMDAAYYLSANGVPAAKPYTLLREALKRSRKVAVAKYALRGRERLGMLRVVDDVIAMHGLLWPDEIRTAEDVAPEAGVKVRDAELDLADALMATLGEVDMDSLHDDYREAVEELVAAKAAGELPQRAEPEDTGGKVIDLVAALESSVKAAKEARAGGEDAPVAKVTSMADHKGGKRTAAKKTTASKTAEKKPAAKKTAASRTAAKKTTAKKSTAKKSTATKSTAKKRSSTKSTPRKRTSA comes from the coding sequence GTGAGGTCCATATGGAACGGCGCCATCTCCTTCGGGCTGGTCAGCATCCCGGTCAAGCTGATCAACGCCACCGAGAACCACTCGGTCTCCTTCCGCCAGATCCACCTCACCGACGGCGGCCGGGTCCGCTACCGCAAGGTGTGCGAGCTGGACGGGGAAGAGGTGACCTCCGCCGAGATCGGCAAGGGCTACGAGGACGCCGACGGCTCGGTGATCCCGATCACCGACGAGGACCTCGGTTCGCTGCCGCTGCCGACGGCCAAGACGATCGAGATCGTCGCCTTCGTGCCCGCCGGTGCGATCGACCCGCTCCAGATGGACGCGGCCTACTACCTCTCCGCCAACGGGGTCCCGGCCGCAAAGCCGTACACCCTGCTGCGTGAGGCGCTGAAGCGGAGCCGGAAGGTCGCGGTCGCCAAGTACGCGCTGCGCGGGCGCGAGCGCCTCGGGATGCTGCGGGTCGTCGACGACGTGATCGCGATGCACGGCCTGCTCTGGCCGGACGAGATCCGGACTGCGGAGGACGTCGCGCCGGAGGCCGGTGTGAAGGTGCGCGACGCCGAACTCGACCTGGCCGACGCCCTGATGGCCACGCTCGGCGAGGTCGACATGGACTCGCTGCACGACGACTACCGGGAGGCGGTCGAGGAGCTCGTCGCGGCCAAGGCCGCCGGCGAGCTGCCGCAGCGGGCGGAGCCCGAGGACACCGGCGGCAAGGTCATCGACCTGGTCGCGGCCCTGGAGAGCAGCGTCAAGGCGGCGAAGGAGGCCCGCGCGGGCGGCGAGGACGCGCCGGTCGCGAAGGTCACCTCGATGGCCGACCACAAGGGCGGCAAACGGACGGCGGCGAAGAAGACCACGGCGAGCAAGACAGCAGAGAAGAAGCCCGCAGCGAAGAAGACGGCCGCGAGCAGGACGGCAGCGAAGAAAACCACGGCAAAGAAGAGCACGGCAAAGAAGAGCACCGCAACGAAGAGCACGGCGAAGAAGCGGAGCAGTACGAAGAGCACCCCGCGCAAACGCACCTCGGCCTGA
- a CDS encoding protease pro-enzyme activation domain-containing protein — MAATLPLLAGALALGIPNAAADSAPSGRDALQGTKPAWATATADRGATADSGKVAVRVHLAGRDAKGLAAYAAAVSDPQSPSYGKYLSAAQAQARFGATQGQIDRVSQWLKSSGLTVTGANQHYVSAAGEVARTEKAFSTQLRDYRKGAHTYRAPASTASVPAALSDDVLAVSGLDNAPRKSSHDEVLPPPDAVFRNSGPASSYYGSKTASSLPSAYGSKVPYAVKGYTGKQLRAAYGAGSYTGKGVTVAITDAYASPTIAKDAAEYAKRNGDARYKHGQFSQVLPDDYTKTEECGASGWYGEETLDVEAVHAVAPAANIVYVGGASCYDDDLLDSLTKVVDHRLADIVSNSWGDVEANQTPDLALAYDQVFQMGAIEGIGFYFSSGDNGDNVASTGTKQIDVPSNSAWVTSVGGTSLAVGKHDTYKWETGWGTTNAPLAADGKSWTGFPGAYTSGAGGGTSSTVKQPFYQRGIVPDSLAKANGKTRMRTAPDVAAVADPNTGFLVGQTQTMPDGSLGYDEYRIGGTSLAAPVIAGVQALAQQAQHGLPLGFANPAIYGRYGSKAYHDVTDHPLGKGHGLAVARVDFANGYDAADGLLTSVRSLGKDASLSAVRGYDDVTGVGTPAPGYVSSYRRH, encoded by the coding sequence ATGGCGGCGACACTGCCACTGCTCGCCGGTGCGCTCGCCCTCGGGATACCCAACGCAGCCGCGGACTCCGCGCCGAGCGGCCGGGATGCGCTCCAGGGCACCAAGCCGGCCTGGGCCACCGCCACGGCCGACCGGGGCGCCACGGCCGACAGCGGGAAGGTCGCCGTCCGGGTCCACCTCGCCGGGCGGGACGCGAAGGGGCTGGCCGCCTACGCGGCCGCCGTCTCCGACCCGCAGTCGCCGTCGTACGGGAAGTACCTGAGCGCCGCGCAGGCGCAGGCACGGTTCGGGGCGACCCAGGGCCAGATCGACCGGGTCAGCCAGTGGCTGAAGTCGAGCGGGCTGACCGTCACCGGCGCCAACCAGCACTACGTCTCCGCCGCCGGTGAAGTGGCCCGGACCGAGAAGGCGTTCAGCACCCAGCTGCGCGACTACCGCAAGGGTGCCCACACCTACCGTGCCCCGGCCTCCACCGCCTCGGTGCCGGCCGCGCTGAGCGATGACGTGCTCGCCGTATCGGGCCTGGACAACGCGCCGCGCAAGTCCAGCCACGACGAGGTGCTCCCGCCGCCGGACGCGGTGTTCCGCAACTCCGGCCCGGCGTCCTCGTACTACGGGTCCAAGACCGCCTCCAGCCTGCCGAGCGCCTACGGGTCCAAGGTGCCGTACGCGGTCAAGGGGTACACCGGCAAGCAGCTGCGCGCCGCGTACGGGGCCGGGAGCTACACCGGCAAGGGCGTGACCGTCGCCATCACCGACGCGTACGCCTCCCCCACCATCGCGAAGGACGCCGCCGAGTACGCCAAGCGCAACGGCGACGCACGGTACAAGCACGGGCAGTTCAGCCAGGTGCTGCCGGACGACTACACGAAGACCGAGGAGTGCGGGGCCTCCGGCTGGTACGGCGAGGAGACCCTCGACGTCGAGGCCGTGCACGCCGTCGCACCCGCCGCGAACATCGTGTACGTGGGCGGCGCGTCCTGCTACGACGACGATCTGCTGGACTCGCTCACCAAGGTCGTCGACCACCGGCTCGCGGACATCGTCTCCAACTCGTGGGGCGACGTCGAGGCCAACCAGACCCCCGACCTGGCGCTCGCGTACGACCAGGTGTTCCAGATGGGCGCGATCGAGGGCATCGGCTTCTACTTCTCCTCCGGCGACAACGGCGACAACGTCGCCTCCACCGGCACGAAGCAGATCGACGTCCCCTCGAACTCCGCCTGGGTGACCTCGGTCGGCGGTACGTCGCTGGCCGTCGGCAAGCACGACACGTACAAGTGGGAGACCGGCTGGGGAACCACCAACGCTCCCCTGGCGGCCGACGGCAAGAGCTGGACCGGATTCCCCGGCGCCTACACCTCGGGCGCGGGCGGCGGCACCAGCTCGACCGTGAAGCAGCCGTTCTACCAGCGCGGCATCGTGCCGGACTCGCTGGCGAAGGCCAACGGCAAGACCCGGATGCGGACCGCCCCGGACGTCGCGGCCGTGGCCGACCCGAACACCGGCTTCCTGGTCGGCCAGACCCAGACGATGCCCGACGGATCGCTGGGCTACGACGAGTACCGCATCGGCGGAACGTCGCTGGCGGCACCGGTCATCGCCGGTGTCCAGGCCCTCGCGCAGCAGGCACAGCACGGCCTGCCCCTCGGCTTCGCCAACCCGGCGATCTACGGCCGTTACGGCTCGAAGGCGTACCACGACGTGACGGACCACCCGCTGGGCAAGGGCCACGGCCTGGCCGTCGCCCGGGTGGACTTCGCCAACGGGTACGACGCGGCCGACGGCCTGCTGACCTCGGTGCGGAGCCTCGGCAAGGACGCCTCGCTGTCGGCGGTGCGCGGCTACGACGACGTGACGGGTGTCGGCACTCCCGCCCCCGGATACGTGAGCTCCTACCGCAGGCACTGA
- the glyA gene encoding serine hydroxymethyltransferase, protein MTAPSVPADLRHPALAAADPELAALVAAEERLQADTLRLIPSENYVSAAVLEASGTVLQNKYSEGYPGKRYYEGQQIIDQVETLTAERARALFGMDHANVQPYSGSPANLAVYLAFLKPGDTVLGMSLPMGGHLTHGWGVSATGTWFNGVQYGVRRDTGRVDLDEVRDLALAERPKLIFCGGTAVPREIDFAGFASIAREVGAVLVADIAHIAGLIAGGAHPSPAPHVDVVSTTTHKTLRGPRGAMLLSRAEHARAIDRAVFPGLQGGPHNQTTAAIGVALREAATPDFRSYARDVVTNARTLGEELAARGFDLVSGGTDNHLLLIDLTAKDVPGKVAAKALDRAGIVVNHNSVPYDTRKPFDPSGIRIGTPALTSRGIPASEMATVAEWITRVVQAARTGDESTVSEVRSEVKALMDGYPAPGLPVS, encoded by the coding sequence GTGACCGCACCATCCGTACCCGCAGACCTCCGCCACCCCGCCCTCGCGGCAGCCGATCCGGAACTCGCCGCACTGGTCGCCGCCGAGGAACGGCTCCAGGCCGACACCCTCCGGCTGATCCCCAGTGAGAACTACGTATCAGCGGCCGTGCTCGAAGCATCCGGCACCGTGCTCCAGAACAAGTACTCGGAGGGATACCCCGGCAAGCGGTACTACGAGGGCCAGCAGATCATCGACCAGGTCGAGACGCTCACCGCCGAACGGGCCAGGGCGCTCTTCGGCATGGACCACGCCAACGTCCAGCCCTACTCGGGCTCCCCGGCCAACCTCGCCGTCTACCTGGCCTTCCTCAAGCCCGGCGACACCGTGCTCGGCATGTCGCTCCCCATGGGCGGCCACCTCACCCACGGCTGGGGCGTCTCCGCCACCGGCACCTGGTTCAACGGTGTCCAGTACGGGGTGCGGCGCGACACAGGCCGGGTCGACCTGGACGAGGTCCGTGACCTGGCCCTCGCGGAGCGCCCCAAGCTGATCTTCTGCGGCGGCACGGCGGTGCCCCGCGAGATCGACTTCGCCGGCTTCGCCTCCATCGCCCGGGAGGTGGGCGCGGTCCTGGTGGCGGACATCGCCCACATCGCGGGCCTGATCGCGGGTGGCGCCCACCCCTCGCCCGCCCCGCACGTGGACGTCGTCTCCACCACCACCCACAAGACCCTGCGCGGCCCGCGCGGCGCGATGCTGCTGAGCCGGGCCGAACACGCCCGCGCCATCGACCGCGCCGTCTTCCCGGGCCTCCAGGGCGGCCCGCACAACCAGACCACAGCGGCGATCGGCGTGGCCCTCCGCGAAGCCGCCACGCCCGACTTCCGCAGCTACGCCCGCGACGTGGTGACCAACGCCCGCACCCTCGGCGAGGAACTGGCGGCCCGAGGTTTCGACCTCGTCTCCGGCGGCACGGACAACCACCTGCTGCTGATCGACCTCACGGCGAAGGACGTCCCCGGCAAGGTGGCGGCCAAGGCCCTGGACCGCGCGGGCATCGTCGTCAACCACAACAGCGTCCCCTACGACACCCGCAAGCCCTTCGACCCCTCGGGCATCCGCATCGGCACCCCGGCCCTGACGTCCCGGGGCATCCCCGCCTCGGAGATGGCCACGGTCGCGGAGTGGATCACCCGCGTGGTGCAGGCCGCCCGCACGGGCGACGAGTCCACGGTGTCGGAGGTCCGCTCCGAGGTGAAGGCGCTGATGGACGGCTATCCGGCGCCGGGGCTGCCGGTGTCCTGA
- a CDS encoding DUF397 domain-containing protein translates to MNGARRSTPDLSGARWRTSTYSGGQGECVEVGRGTPHLVSVRDSKRPTGPVIAFGAAAWRTFIGVLG, encoded by the coding sequence ATGAACGGCGCACGCCGCAGCACTCCAGACCTCTCGGGCGCGAGGTGGCGTACCAGCACGTACAGCGGGGGCCAAGGCGAGTGCGTCGAGGTCGGGCGCGGCACCCCCCACCTCGTCTCCGTCCGCGACAGCAAGCGCCCCACCGGCCCCGTGATCGCCTTCGGCGCCGCTGCCTGGCGCACGTTCATCGGGGTGCTGGGCTGA
- a CDS encoding DUF397 domain-containing protein, translating to MEKADLYSIDASALSWQKSSFTANNGQCFELAPLPGGGVAVRDSKNPSGPHLCFTPGEWRAFKSGMTAGDFDNL from the coding sequence ATGGAGAAGGCAGACCTCTACTCGATCGATGCCTCCGCGCTGTCCTGGCAAAAAAGCAGCTTCACGGCCAACAACGGCCAGTGCTTCGAGCTGGCCCCCCTGCCCGGCGGTGGCGTGGCCGTCCGCGACTCGAAGAACCCGTCCGGCCCGCACCTCTGCTTCACCCCCGGCGAGTGGCGCGCCTTCAAGTCGGGGATGACAGCAGGGGACTTCGACAACCTGTAG
- a CDS encoding helix-turn-helix transcriptional regulator, with the protein MSDSSSTLLMSRVTFGRALRRLRKEADQLTLAEVATALACDLSLVSRIETGKRVCSKAHFAQLMDIYEVPAAQRDELAELHAATRERRPPWWSTYSDVISAQYERFLGFEAAASTVHEFQVGILPGLLQTEAYAQAVTGVGFTSLGPDQIEALVEVRGLRQRHCLLEAATPLECRYVITQAALDFQVGGERTHREQLDHLLEISAHASVELRVVPYAKGEEAAQIGAFMILQFADEDVPDVAFGESVAGSLTMDDPRDLRRLHRLFRSLTDAALSPDESRDIIAFTRHKDD; encoded by the coding sequence ATGTCCGACAGCAGCAGCACCTTGCTCATGTCCCGAGTCACATTCGGGCGCGCTCTGCGGCGCCTCCGTAAGGAGGCCGACCAACTGACCCTCGCGGAGGTCGCCACGGCTCTCGCCTGCGATCTCTCCTTGGTCAGCCGGATCGAGACCGGCAAACGCGTGTGCTCCAAGGCCCACTTCGCCCAGCTCATGGATATCTACGAAGTGCCCGCCGCCCAGCGCGACGAGCTTGCCGAACTGCACGCGGCCACGCGCGAGCGGCGCCCACCGTGGTGGTCCACGTACAGCGACGTGATCAGCGCGCAGTACGAACGGTTCCTCGGATTCGAGGCGGCGGCGTCGACCGTTCATGAGTTTCAAGTCGGCATTCTGCCGGGCCTGTTGCAGACGGAGGCGTACGCACAGGCGGTGACCGGTGTGGGGTTCACCTCGCTCGGACCGGATCAGATCGAAGCGCTCGTCGAGGTACGTGGCCTGCGACAGCGGCACTGCCTGCTTGAGGCGGCCACGCCTCTGGAGTGCCGCTATGTCATCACGCAGGCCGCCTTGGACTTCCAGGTGGGCGGCGAGCGCACGCACAGGGAGCAGTTGGACCACCTGCTGGAGATCTCAGCCCATGCGAGCGTCGAACTCCGCGTCGTTCCCTACGCCAAGGGCGAAGAAGCAGCTCAGATCGGCGCTTTCATGATCCTGCAGTTCGCGGACGAGGACGTGCCCGACGTGGCCTTCGGCGAGTCGGTCGCTGGTAGTTTGACGATGGACGATCCCCGAGACCTGCGGCGCCTGCACCGCCTCTTCCGCAGTCTCACGGACGCGGCGCTCTCCCCGGACGAGAGCCGCGACATCATCGCATTCACCAGACACAAGGATGACTGA
- a CDS encoding ATP-binding protein, producing the protein MSEPNEVKFRLPRCHDSVPRARAELRAKLGEWRAGRASAEDGELVLSELVTNAVRVPVPGDRLVGVRIECRGRGEFLRLEVSDAGEGRPEVRQPGELDKGGRGLLLVEALAHRWGVEERRAGIGKTVWAELLAPGADFTPAESRIAAVSVRPGQCVRAWGAWHPVRSVRSERFASGGPTVVIVLDDGGPVLRLHAAEPLTVRTTPAAEAAPVVPS; encoded by the coding sequence ATGAGCGAACCGAACGAAGTGAAGTTCAGGCTGCCTCGTTGCCACGACAGCGTTCCCCGGGCGCGGGCGGAGCTACGGGCCAAGCTCGGGGAGTGGCGGGCGGGCCGGGCGTCGGCGGAGGACGGTGAGTTGGTGCTCTCCGAGCTGGTGACCAACGCGGTGCGCGTGCCCGTCCCCGGTGACCGCCTGGTGGGCGTACGCATCGAGTGCCGGGGGAGGGGCGAGTTCCTGCGGCTGGAGGTGAGCGACGCGGGGGAGGGAAGGCCGGAGGTGCGGCAGCCCGGCGAGCTGGACAAGGGCGGGCGCGGGCTCCTGCTCGTCGAAGCGCTGGCCCACCGCTGGGGCGTGGAGGAGCGACGGGCCGGGATCGGTAAGACGGTGTGGGCAGAACTGCTGGCACCGGGAGCCGACTTCACCCCCGCAGAGAGCCGGATCGCGGCGGTGTCCGTCCGGCCCGGACAATGCGTACGCGCGTGGGGCGCCTGGCACCCGGTCCGCTCGGTCCGGAGCGAGCGGTTCGCGTCGGGAGGGCCGACGGTCGTCATCGTCCTCGACGACGGGGGCCCGGTGCTACGCCTGCACGCCGCGGAGCCGCTGACCGTGCGAACGACACCGGCAGCCGAGGCGGCCCCGGTGGTCCCGTCGTGA
- a CDS encoding type II toxin-antitoxin system VapC family toxin produces the protein MRLLLDTRVAMWWIADAPQLSASYKELLETEPAVYVSAVSAWEITVKQFLGGFEGPGDLAEQVRDLRFRDLPITAAHGVRAGRLPMVHTDPFDRMLIAQAQAEGLALVTRSPWIPQYDVQVMPV, from the coding sequence ATGCGACTACTTCTCGATACGCGCGTGGCCATGTGGTGGATCGCCGACGCGCCCCAGCTGTCCGCGTCGTACAAGGAACTCCTGGAGACCGAGCCCGCCGTGTACGTCAGCGCGGTGTCCGCCTGGGAGATCACCGTCAAACAGTTCCTCGGCGGCTTCGAGGGCCCCGGAGACCTGGCAGAGCAGGTGCGGGATCTCCGGTTCAGGGACCTGCCGATCACAGCCGCGCACGGCGTACGGGCAGGCCGGCTGCCGATGGTGCACACCGATCCCTTCGACCGGATGCTGATCGCCCAGGCGCAGGCCGAAGGGCTGGCGCTGGTCACCCGGAGCCCGTGGATTCCGCAGTACGACGTACAGGTCATGCCGGTCTGA
- a CDS encoding FUSC family protein: MVTSLAVGYAMAGALDIPAMIGMMIGGMMGLMSAFAVAENTWQRLTRAILWMPFPYAAVLWLAAELHDDRRLEIGLMVGALALTFFLARFGQMYLLTGMMLFNGLMVGMMANIPAGMSGKALLVALVSAAAVLGTRLLLCYPMPREDLLRTQRAFVVEARRVADAAVEALDPDADQERAVRRMTRALRRLNVTTVTIDGRLAQPEVAADPDMAELLHRHLFDAELALRGIGRAVQDLTGLAVDPHLREALVVGLVVARDTPLGSAQGLRPAAEIIRRQADATLNGSDAGSRRAEAVEPAYRVAQLLDSLAGSLSHWLALGWSSPQSPAKVPFQPTVALERDRPAGSAAATRRVLAAGTETSWRRAVPFVRAPLHAGVAAAIVCPITDAIDPQRFYWGLVGVMITLFGTNTTHERLRKFGHRMTGTVIGAVIGIALLHLVGHGHVYVMLTIIVAGITLGAWGMQRAYALWVVGLVVALVQLYGMTTPDAGMDHLLGERLLDNGLGILIATLCAALIFPLSGRRITREAERGYVSAVDDLVSQLALRWEDPDAPVRLRGAARALDSALFQVVSLVRPLVRMPLGVRGRDADNRTALLTTATGHARALAAAADIDIDLAPRQAERFTRITTVLTGSLRALDHALATGEPEESWQRVGPLVRELKAELDTAPSGPRAERIRTALRELAALDDSLAGYAERCGLTVRSASPQGIVSSPMERRTQALVAEWGTRRAPRSAAASERSATVTATAGPGTGTASPERVLPVPPASSATPSGGATLTVTVAGSIRCDRHPAGCAGWITVINGRGKRVAAGSVQSGRYRVDGLRPGPHTLIVSASAHAPHAELLTVPSAGGTGRIDHDMRL, from the coding sequence ATGGTGACCTCCCTCGCGGTCGGTTACGCGATGGCGGGCGCCCTCGACATCCCGGCCATGATCGGCATGATGATCGGCGGGATGATGGGCCTGATGAGCGCCTTCGCCGTGGCTGAGAACACCTGGCAGCGGCTCACCCGGGCCATCCTGTGGATGCCGTTCCCCTACGCCGCGGTCCTGTGGCTGGCCGCCGAACTGCACGATGACCGCCGTCTGGAGATCGGGCTGATGGTCGGTGCGCTGGCGCTGACGTTCTTCCTCGCCAGATTCGGTCAGATGTACCTGCTCACGGGCATGATGCTCTTCAACGGCCTGATGGTCGGCATGATGGCGAACATCCCCGCGGGGATGTCGGGCAAGGCGTTGCTCGTCGCCCTGGTGTCCGCCGCAGCGGTCCTCGGGACCCGGCTGCTGCTGTGCTACCCGATGCCGCGCGAGGACCTGCTGCGCACCCAGCGCGCCTTCGTCGTGGAAGCCCGCCGGGTCGCGGACGCTGCCGTCGAGGCGCTGGACCCCGACGCCGACCAGGAACGTGCCGTACGCCGCATGACGCGCGCACTGCGCCGTCTCAACGTCACCACCGTCACCATCGACGGACGGCTCGCCCAGCCGGAGGTCGCGGCCGACCCCGACATGGCCGAGCTTCTCCATCGCCACCTCTTCGACGCGGAACTCGCCCTGCGGGGGATAGGCCGGGCCGTCCAGGACCTGACCGGGCTCGCGGTGGATCCGCACCTGCGCGAGGCATTGGTGGTCGGACTCGTCGTCGCGCGGGACACTCCCCTCGGCAGTGCCCAGGGTTTGCGCCCCGCCGCCGAGATCATCCGCCGGCAGGCCGATGCCACGCTGAACGGCTCCGATGCCGGAAGCCGGCGGGCGGAGGCCGTGGAACCCGCCTACCGCGTGGCCCAGCTGCTCGACTCCCTGGCCGGTTCGCTCTCCCACTGGCTCGCGCTGGGCTGGAGCTCCCCGCAGTCACCGGCGAAGGTCCCCTTCCAGCCGACCGTCGCGCTGGAGCGTGACCGTCCCGCCGGATCCGCCGCGGCGACGCGGCGCGTGCTCGCGGCAGGGACGGAGACGAGCTGGCGACGGGCCGTCCCCTTCGTCCGTGCACCGCTGCACGCGGGGGTCGCCGCCGCCATCGTCTGCCCGATCACCGACGCCATAGACCCGCAGCGTTTCTACTGGGGTCTGGTCGGCGTGATGATCACCCTCTTCGGTACGAACACGACCCACGAGCGGCTGCGCAAATTCGGCCACCGCATGACGGGCACCGTGATCGGCGCGGTGATCGGCATCGCTCTGCTCCACCTGGTGGGCCACGGTCACGTCTACGTGATGCTCACGATCATCGTCGCGGGAATCACGCTCGGCGCCTGGGGAATGCAGCGTGCCTACGCGCTCTGGGTCGTGGGCCTGGTCGTCGCACTCGTGCAGCTGTACGGGATGACGACACCCGACGCCGGCATGGACCACCTGCTCGGCGAACGGCTGCTGGACAACGGTCTCGGCATACTGATCGCGACCCTGTGCGCGGCACTGATCTTCCCGCTGTCCGGCCGCAGGATCACGCGGGAGGCGGAGCGCGGCTACGTGTCCGCCGTGGACGACCTCGTCTCGCAGCTGGCCCTGCGCTGGGAGGACCCCGACGCCCCCGTCCGGCTGCGGGGAGCGGCTCGCGCGCTCGACTCCGCGCTGTTCCAGGTCGTGAGCCTGGTCCGGCCGCTGGTCAGGATGCCGCTCGGGGTGCGCGGGCGGGACGCGGACAATCGGACCGCCCTGCTCACCACGGCGACCGGTCACGCCCGCGCCCTCGCGGCTGCGGCCGACATCGACATCGACCTGGCGCCCCGGCAGGCCGAACGGTTCACCCGCATCACCACGGTCCTGACCGGCTCGCTTCGGGCCCTGGACCACGCGCTGGCCACCGGCGAGCCCGAGGAATCCTGGCAGCGGGTCGGCCCGCTGGTACGGGAACTGAAGGCGGAGCTGGACACGGCACCGTCCGGACCCCGCGCCGAGCGCATCCGAACGGCCCTGCGGGAGCTGGCCGCGCTCGACGACTCGCTCGCCGGGTACGCGGAACGGTGCGGGCTCACCGTGCGCAGCGCTTCGCCGCAGGGCATCGTGAGTTCGCCGATGGAACGGCGCACGCAGGCACTCGTGGCGGAGTGGGGCACCCGGCGGGCGCCCCGGAGCGCTGCCGCCTCCGAGCGCTCCGCCACCGTCACGGCAACCGCCGGTCCGGGAACGGGGACGGCCTCGCCGGAACGCGTCCTGCCGGTTCCTCCGGCTTCCTCGGCCACACCGTCCGGCGGAGCCACCCTCACCGTCACCGTCGCCGGAAGCATCCGGTGCGACCGGCACCCGGCGGGCTGCGCGGGATGGATCACGGTGATCAACGGGCGCGGGAAACGGGTCGCGGCGGGGTCCGTGCAGTCGGGCCGCTACCGCGTCGACGGACTGCGGCCGGGCCCGCACACACTCATCGTGTCGGCGTCCGCCCACGCCCCGCACGCGGAGCTCCTGACTGTGCCGAGTGCGGGCGGGACCGGCCGGATCGACCACGACATGCGGCTGTAG
- a CDS encoding MarR family winged helix-turn-helix transcriptional regulator: MHQSSSASGLTDEQRIESAARGLLRGIGRLAQTLFRAGEFELTRSQAAVLDALENRPLRVTALAAYTGMAQPRVTVVLQSLEERGLASRERCAPDRRVVEAALTPAGRALLEEGRRRMAAALLRGLDAGVEDSERAVAAAREALTTLLNAMESETS, translated from the coding sequence ATGCATCAATCGTCATCCGCCTCAGGGCTCACCGACGAGCAGCGCATCGAGAGCGCTGCCCGGGGCCTCCTCAGAGGCATCGGACGACTGGCGCAGACACTCTTCCGCGCGGGCGAATTCGAACTCACCCGCAGCCAGGCGGCCGTACTGGACGCACTGGAAAACCGCCCCCTCCGGGTGACCGCCCTCGCCGCGTACACGGGCATGGCCCAGCCGCGCGTGACCGTGGTCCTGCAGAGCCTCGAAGAACGCGGCCTGGCCTCGCGCGAACGCTGCGCACCCGACCGGCGTGTCGTCGAAGCGGCTCTGACACCGGCCGGCCGGGCCCTGCTCGAAGAAGGGCGCCGACGGATGGCCGCGGCGCTCCTGAGGGGACTCGACGCCGGTGTCGAGGACTCCGAACGCGCTGTGGCCGCCGCCCGCGAAGCCCTCACCACCTTGCTGAACGCGATGGAATCGGAGACCAGTTGA